CAGAACACGCCGGTTCCTCAGGCGTCCGCCTCCAGCCGCGCGGCCAGTTCCAGCATGTCCGCCCAGGCCTGACGCTTGGCCTGCGGCTGTTTCAGCAGGAAGGCGGGATGCAGGGTGGCGATGACGGGGGCGGTCACATCGCCCTCGGTCAGCCGCCACTCGCGCCAGTGGCCCCGGACCTTCATGATTCCGTCCTCGGTGCGCAGCACCGACCGCGCTGCGGCCGCCCCCAGCAGCAGCACCGCCCGCGGCTTCATCAGGAAGAAGGCCCGCTCCACGAACGGCGCGCAGGCGGCCTGTTCCTGCGGCGTCGGCGTCCGGTTGCCGGGCGGCCGCCAGAAGACGGTGTTGGTGATGAACACCTTGTCGGCCAGACCCGCCGCGGCCAGCATCTTGTCCAGCAGCTTGCCGGGCTGTCCCACGAACGGCTGGCCCGTGGCGTCTTCCTCCGCGCCGGGTGCCTCGCCGATGACCAGCACCGGGGCATGCGGGTCGCCGCGCCCGAAGACGCAGCCCCGCGCGCCCATGCCGACCAGCTCGCAGCCCCTGAAGCTCGCCGCCGCGGCTTCCAGGGCCTCCATCGTGTCCGCGCCGTTCGCCAGTCGGCGCGCGTCGGCCGTGGCGTCGCCCATGTCGACCACGGGCATGACCGAGGCCGTGGCCCTGGTGACCGCCTTGAGCGCCGGGGCCACCACGATCGTCCGGTCCTGCGGCGCATCCTCGAAACAGGCGTCCACCCCCGCGTCGCGCCAGAAGGCGAGCAGGCTTTCGATCGCAGCGGTTTCACGGGGCTGGGCGTTCATGGTCGTATGCGTCAGGGATAGGCCTTGACCGCCCTCGCGTCACCTTCCGATAAGGCGGGTGCACAGACAAAACCAAGGATTCCCGACCCCATGGCCGAACAAGCTGTCGAAGGCGGCGCCGAAACCGCGGCGCAGGAAGCCATCATCGACAACCTGCCGCCGCTGGAAGCGCTCCAGGGCGTCGAGCGCGAGGTCATGGAATACGACGTCGTCATCGTCGGCGGCGGCCCCGCCGGCCTGTCCGCCGCCATCCGGCTGAAGCAGCGCGCGGAAAAGGACGGCAAGGAGATCAGCGTCGCCGTGCTCGAGAAATCGGCCGAGGTCGGCGGGCACATCCTGTCCGGGGCCGTGATCGATCCGAAGGCCCTGCGCGAGCTGTTCCCCGACTGGAAGGAACGCGGCGCACCGCTGGAGACGCCCGTCACCAAGGACCGGTTCATGGTGCTCGGGCCGATGGGCCAGGTCAGCCTGCCCATGTTCGCCCTGCCGCCCATGATGCACAACGACGGCTGCTACATTGCCTCCCTGGCCAACGTCGCCCGCTGGCTGGGCGAGCAGGCCGAGGCCCTGGGCGTCGAGGTCTATCCCGGCATGGCCGCCAGCCACGTGGTCTGGGACGAGCCGACCGGCCGGGTGAAGGGCGTCGTCGCCGGCGTCTTCGGCATCGACAAGCACGGCCAGCCGACCGGCGACTTCCAGCCCGGGATCGAGCTGCACGGAAAGTACGTCTTCATCGCCGAGGGCGTCCGCGGCTCGCTGGCCAAGACCATCATCGCCCGCCACAAGCTGGCCGACGGCAAGGAGCCGCAGAAATACGGCATCGGCCTGAAGGAGCTGTGGCAGGTCCCGCCCGAGAAGCACCAGCCGGGCCTCGCCCAGCACACCACCGGCTGGCCGCTGGACG
This DNA window, taken from Brevundimonas subvibrioides ATCC 15264, encodes the following:
- a CDS encoding uracil-DNA glycosylase, encoding MNAQPRETAAIESLLAFWRDAGVDACFEDAPQDRTIVVAPALKAVTRATASVMPVVDMGDATADARRLANGADTMEALEAAAASFRGCELVGMGARGCVFGRGDPHAPVLVIGEAPGAEEDATGQPFVGQPGKLLDKMLAAAGLADKVFITNTVFWRPPGNRTPTPQEQAACAPFVERAFFLMKPRAVLLLGAAAARSVLRTEDGIMKVRGHWREWRLTEGDVTAPVIATLHPAFLLKQPQAKRQAWADMLELAARLEADA